A single Tindallia californiensis DNA region contains:
- the glmS gene encoding glutamine--fructose-6-phosphate transaminase (isomerizing), with amino-acid sequence MCGIVGYIGEQQTAPILIEGLQKLEYRGYDSAGVAIYTDQGIAVKKFKGRLAVLEEHLNKHRVPGTLGIGHTRWATHGEPNDINAHPHSSYGGKIAVVHNGIIENYMRLKEWLSTLGAEFTTETDTEVIAHLIEHYYEGDLIQAVQKAVHRMEGAYAIGVICKDEPNKMVAVRKDSPLVVGIGQGENYIASDIPALLKYTRDVYFLEDGEMAVLTKDNIDIFDELGMPVERSIYKVTWDLESAEKGGYEHFMLKEMYEQPKAVRDTLMPRLDDENRILLDELSLTPEQLNHLKKIIIIACGTAWHAGLVGKAAIEKFVRIPVEVEIASEFRYRDPFVDERTLVIAVSQSGETADTLAALREAKGKGAHVMTVTNVVGSRISREAQDVFYTWAGPEIAVASTKAYITQVMALYLIGLKMAELRAQMPHEDIVKIVEELKELPSKIQQILDHQEKIKELANKQIHQHHAFYIGRGLDDYTAREGSLKLKEISYVHSEAIAAGELKHGTIALLEKGTLVVAMATQEPLYDKMVSNMKEVKARGAYVIAVTKASLEEEIQQSADVVFSVPDTLDILSPVLSVVPLQLFSYYMAVARGADVDKPKNLAKSVTVE; translated from the coding sequence ATGTGTGGCATTGTTGGATATATTGGAGAGCAGCAAACAGCTCCCATCTTAATAGAAGGGCTACAGAAGTTAGAGTATAGAGGTTATGATTCTGCTGGAGTTGCAATCTATACGGATCAAGGAATTGCGGTAAAAAAATTCAAAGGGAGGCTGGCTGTGCTAGAAGAGCATCTTAATAAACATCGGGTTCCTGGAACACTAGGTATCGGTCACACCCGGTGGGCAACTCATGGAGAGCCGAATGATATTAATGCCCATCCTCATTCCAGTTATGGCGGGAAAATTGCAGTGGTGCATAATGGGATTATTGAAAATTATATGAGGCTAAAAGAATGGTTAAGTACCTTGGGAGCTGAATTCACTACTGAGACGGATACGGAAGTGATAGCTCATCTTATAGAGCATTACTATGAAGGGGATCTTATTCAAGCAGTACAAAAGGCTGTCCATCGGATGGAAGGCGCCTATGCCATTGGTGTTATCTGCAAAGACGAACCGAATAAGATGGTAGCTGTTCGAAAAGATAGCCCTCTTGTAGTAGGGATTGGACAAGGTGAAAATTATATTGCATCAGATATACCGGCGCTTTTGAAATATACCAGAGATGTATATTTTCTTGAGGATGGAGAAATGGCAGTCCTTACCAAAGACAATATCGATATTTTTGACGAGTTGGGCATGCCGGTGGAAAGAAGCATATACAAAGTCACTTGGGATCTAGAATCAGCTGAAAAGGGTGGATACGAGCATTTTATGTTGAAAGAAATGTACGAACAGCCTAAAGCGGTTCGGGATACCTTGATGCCACGCTTAGATGATGAAAACCGCATTTTATTGGATGAATTAAGTTTAACACCGGAGCAATTGAATCATCTTAAGAAAATAATTATCATTGCTTGTGGAACCGCTTGGCATGCAGGTTTAGTTGGAAAAGCAGCGATTGAAAAATTTGTACGAATCCCTGTTGAAGTAGAAATCGCCTCAGAGTTTCGTTACAGAGATCCTTTTGTCGATGAAAGAACATTGGTTATTGCGGTCAGTCAATCAGGAGAAACCGCCGATACCTTAGCAGCGCTTAGAGAAGCTAAAGGAAAAGGTGCTCATGTGATGACGGTCACCAATGTGGTAGGGAGTCGAATCTCTAGAGAAGCACAAGATGTTTTTTACACCTGGGCAGGGCCTGAGATTGCGGTGGCATCCACAAAAGCTTACATTACACAAGTGATGGCTCTTTACTTGATAGGATTAAAAATGGCTGAGTTAAGAGCACAGATGCCTCATGAAGACATAGTGAAGATTGTAGAGGAACTAAAAGAATTACCGTCTAAAATTCAGCAAATATTAGACCATCAGGAGAAAATTAAAGAATTAGCAAATAAACAGATTCATCAACATCATGCTTTTTATATTGGACGTGGACTTGATGATTATACAGCTAGAGAAGGATCGCTTAAATTAAAAGAAATTTCCTATGTACATTCTGAAGCGATTGCCGCTGGAGAATTAAAACATGGAACCATTGCTTTATTGGAAAAAGGAACCTTGGTAGTTGCGATGGCAACACAAGAACCACTTTATGATAAAATGGTATCGAATATGAAAGAGGTAAAAGCTAGAGGAGCCTACGTTATAGCCGTAACAAAAGCGTCTCTCGAAGAAGAAATACAACAGTCAGCGGACGTTGTTTTTTCTGTACCAGATACACTGGATATCCTTTCGCCAGTTCTTTCGGTAGTACCTTTGCAACTTTTTTCCTATTATATGGCAGTTGCAAGAGGAGCGGACGTTGATAAACCAAAGAATTTAGCTAAATCTGTGACGGTAGAATAG